Part of the Pseudomonas sp. M30-35 genome is shown below.
AATAGCGACCCGGAAGCCGCCTTACTCAATGCTTGCGGCCCCCAAACGCGCCTGCTTTCAATCAGCGCGGTGCAGTTTGCCAGTGGCTTGCGCCTCAATCTGCAGCGCCTCGGTCACGGCTGCAAGCAGCGCAGCGTATTGTTCTGTGTCGATGCGATCCAGCAAATAGGCGCCCTGCCCTTTGACGTGCAGGCCAGTGAATGTGATTTCGCCATGGCTGATGGTCATAAGTGGATGCTCGGCCCAGAAGGCCTTGGCCTGTTCTACTGCCGCAGCGAACTACGCCAGAGTCTCAAGCTTCACGAATACGGCTGGCATATGCTTGAGCATGCCGGAGATTACTCGCGCACTGACTGGCAGCCAGCCAAGAGCGCAGTGCGCTTTGAATCAGGTAGCCCAAATATGCTTGGCACCATGGCGCTAGAGGCCAGCCTGTCGCTACTTGAAGAGGTGGGCATGATTGCAGTGGGTAATGCCCTGGAAGAGCGTGTGCTAGAGCTAACTACCGAGCTGGGCCGGATGACCGGCATTAACCTGCACAGCCCACTGACTCCAGAACGACGCGCGGGCATTATCAACTTCACCCTTGATGGCTGGGACCCGCAAGCGCTGTTTGAGCACCTCAAACAAAACAATGTCGTTTGCGCACGTCGTGGCAAAGGCATTCGCCTTTCGCCGCACTTTTACACGAAGCCAACGGTTATTGAGTCGACTTTACGCCTGATACGCCAAGCCAGTAGCGGTTGAGAACTGAGCAGTAGGTGCGGTATTCCAAATACGTTTAAAAACCCGCGATATAGTGCTGGACGATCGGAAAAGTTGACCAATACTCATAAGTACTGGCGCGGCATCTCCCCCCAAGTGACTCGCCAGCGAAGGTACCGTGGACCGCGTAC
Proteins encoded:
- a CDS encoding aminotransferase class V-fold PLP-dependent enzyme; the encoded protein is MNAIRYEFEQLSAINYLNHAAISPWPQRAVEAVNRFANQNAMLGARNYSDWLITEQLLRERLARMVNTPSTDDIALVKNTSQALSYVAFGLDWQPGDQVVISDEEFPSNKIVWQALSSQGVEVKQVNLANSDPEAALLNACGPQTRLLSISAVQFASGLRLNLQRLGHGCKQRSVLFCVDAIQQIGALPFDVQASECDFAMADGHKWMLGPEGLGLFYCRSELRQSLKLHEYGWHMLEHAGDYSRTDWQPAKSAVRFESGSPNMLGTMALEASLSLLEEVGMIAVGNALEERVLELTTELGRMTGINLHSPLTPERRAGIINFTLDGWDPQALFEHLKQNNVVCARRGKGIRLSPHFYTKPTVIESTLRLIRQASSG